A window from Bacillota bacterium encodes these proteins:
- a CDS encoding CAP domain-containing protein, with translation MRSIQRLVIGLIKLGFIFASLAVCFFLILTAVFYLDGMKAAVNISSSCVSCKKPNISPVMLRMRSRDGFLSGRDWGLDLPSVTTEPELAPELYLTEHQSIAAGRANYYRNLAGLEQVTLNNNLNRAAQAHAEYNNRHGLSGHTERSGQAGFSGVWPWDRMRSFDYRQFTYATEVCSVRWVSSSYPLSIDPEWAVDSWIDTVYHRLAILSPNIYEAGFGASKKGGRVTYVMDFANPGFPIRRQIICYPVNGQYNVPIEFTGDEIPDPLPGKKYPVGYPVTVTFSGYKNIIVKDIKLFDEQGDAVKFYKLLPFSDKHIQDTLAVIPKYPLRNRAVYRIIVRAAADGRHINLDWHFRTR, from the coding sequence ATGCGCAGTATTCAGCGATTGGTTATAGGCCTAATCAAGTTAGGTTTTATATTCGCGTCGCTAGCGGTTTGTTTTTTCTTAATACTAACGGCCGTTTTTTATCTTGATGGGATGAAAGCGGCCGTTAACATCTCAAGTTCCTGTGTCTCCTGTAAAAAACCAAATATATCGCCTGTAATGCTGCGGATGCGCAGCAGGGATGGTTTTTTGTCTGGCAGGGACTGGGGGCTTGACCTGCCTTCTGTAACTACAGAGCCTGAGTTAGCGCCGGAGCTGTATCTAACCGAACATCAGAGTATCGCAGCTGGAAGAGCGAACTATTACCGAAATTTAGCCGGACTTGAACAGGTGACTTTGAACAACAATTTAAACAGGGCAGCTCAGGCGCACGCTGAGTATAATAACAGACACGGTCTTTCAGGGCATACAGAAAGAAGCGGACAAGCAGGTTTCTCCGGCGTTTGGCCTTGGGATAGGATGAGATCCTTTGACTATAGGCAATTTACCTATGCGACCGAGGTATGCAGTGTGCGCTGGGTATCAAGCAGTTACCCTTTAAGTATAGACCCTGAGTGGGCGGTCGATAGCTGGATTGATACTGTCTATCACCGTCTTGCTATATTGAGCCCTAATATATATGAGGCCGGTTTTGGGGCCAGCAAAAAAGGAGGTAGAGTAACCTATGTAATGGACTTTGCAAACCCAGGCTTTCCAATCAGGAGGCAGATCATCTGCTATCCTGTCAACGGGCAATATAACGTGCCCATAGAGTTCACGGGCGATGAAATTCCAGACCCGCTTCCCGGCAAAAAATATCCTGTTGGCTATCCGGTTACAGTAACTTTCAGCGGCTACAAAAATATCATTGTAAAAGATATTAAGTTGTTTGACGAGCAGGGTGATGCTGTCAAGTTTTATAAATTGCTTCCATTCTCGGATAAACATATCCAAGATACGCTTGCGGTAATACCTAAGTATCCGCTTAGAAACAGGGCTGTCTACCGCATAATTGTTCGTGCTGCAGCAGATGGCAGGCACATCAATTTGGATTGGCATTTTAGGACGAGATAG